One window of the Rhodococcus sovatensis genome contains the following:
- a CDS encoding ASCH domain-containing protein: protein MNDLPTAEFAFPGQLRDSLVASILSGTKTATTSLLREYRMGIEPLPVAGLRQGVVDSTGTVVGVIETESVEVVRLAEVTPKHARDEGEGHTTVAQWRRAHEKFWHSEDMRGDLGDPEFTVDDDTQVVLERFRLVR from the coding sequence ATGAACGATCTCCCCACAGCCGAGTTTGCGTTTCCAGGACAATTGCGGGATTCGCTTGTTGCTTCGATACTTTCAGGCACCAAGACGGCTACCACGTCATTGCTTCGCGAATATCGGATGGGCATCGAACCGCTCCCAGTGGCCGGTCTGCGTCAGGGCGTCGTCGATTCGACAGGCACTGTCGTCGGTGTCATCGAGACCGAGTCGGTCGAGGTGGTGCGGCTTGCCGAGGTAACCCCCAAGCACGCTCGGGATGAAGGCGAAGGACATACGACGGTCGCCCAGTGGCGTCGCGCGCATGAGAAATTCTGGCATTCCGAGGACATGCGGGGCGACCTCGGCGACCCCGAGTTCACCGTCGACGACGACACGCAAGTTGTTCTGGAGCGGTTCAGGCTCGTCCGGTGA
- a CDS encoding GNAT family N-acetyltransferase: MSPYLAASECRGLWQMRSKQIVQTPEDAPWITRLIVDPHVAVPVGVAGFHGGPDRTGMVEIGYRVDPDRRRQGYARRSVETLLDVAHRHEDVRTIRAAVSPDNMPSLALIRSMGFVETGEQWDEEDGLEIIYEASASDFSESYRRR, translated from the coding sequence GTGTCGCCCTACCTGGCGGCCTCTGAATGCCGTGGCCTGTGGCAGATGAGGAGCAAGCAGATAGTGCAGACCCCCGAGGATGCGCCGTGGATCACGCGGTTGATCGTCGACCCTCACGTCGCGGTGCCGGTCGGCGTTGCCGGATTCCACGGTGGTCCCGACAGGACTGGGATGGTCGAGATCGGGTATCGGGTCGACCCTGACCGGCGTCGACAGGGCTATGCGCGACGCTCCGTGGAGACGCTGCTCGACGTGGCGCACCGCCACGAGGACGTGAGAACAATTCGCGCCGCGGTCAGCCCCGACAACATGCCCTCGTTGGCCCTCATCAGGAGTATGGGGTTCGTCGAGACGGGCGAGCAGTGGGATGAGGAAGATGGGTTGGAGATCATCTACGAAGCTTCCGCGTCGGATTTTTCAGAGTCGTACCGCAGAAGGTGA
- a CDS encoding HNH endonuclease signature motif containing protein, with protein sequence MPGSFAGAFAAYAGPQKEPAIDGSLLSEISDVAVIENQACARKVAVAATIWDSCIHQTIQVGEHITDAGNYASSEIAATLGCSKTVADTYSEIGMDLRLRFPAIRASFESGELDLQRVRAIYRVTNPYSVDAVERAEAEILTAATRLSPGPLATEINAIMHRCAPEEAAELRKDLTRLTGVRYRDKDMIATIEANLEAADAAACWQLINEMADTLCPRDPRTRGQRRAAAYTALMRRETYVACTCEPDGDHPCTANPVLPDHRQPLTNITIDIDTLLGLADLPAYLAGHGDIDADYARELAENSDLQIILTEALDLARELGHITSEHTDCSADSSEAAASADKTTADKTTAAETTAADDRSSHCQSANGSDDEPTEDVDPEAESTNRPTAHLTFHPLGRGRRRRGMRLPKPAPSPTPRRTGAPSESHEGRYTFIAALEQAIAANPALAIALYPDGHGGFDAPPPGALLYRPGAQLAELVRQRDRTCRHPGCHVPASNCEIDHVVPYHHRNPARGGWTILTNLHCLCKYHHSLKTMGAWTPTMLAGAAEYWTSSSGTTAVTVPGSSYGTTNFVEESLVPHVPRKRRPRSAAELVTTTEPAAESVPTASVGTEKVGTETGRGETGRGEVHAKQPRTQLDPIVECSASMGIAIGLTVGVQISRHRRGAPF encoded by the coding sequence ATGCCAGGAAGTTTCGCGGGCGCATTCGCCGCCTACGCAGGGCCACAGAAAGAGCCCGCCATCGATGGATCCCTGCTGTCCGAGATCTCGGATGTCGCAGTCATCGAAAATCAAGCCTGCGCTCGCAAAGTCGCAGTAGCAGCAACCATCTGGGATTCCTGCATCCACCAGACCATCCAAGTGGGCGAGCACATCACCGACGCCGGAAACTACGCGTCCTCTGAAATCGCAGCCACCCTGGGCTGCTCGAAAACTGTGGCGGACACCTACTCCGAGATCGGAATGGACCTACGCCTGCGATTCCCGGCAATCAGAGCATCGTTCGAGTCCGGAGAGCTCGATCTCCAACGAGTGCGCGCGATCTACCGCGTCACCAATCCCTATAGCGTCGACGCCGTCGAGCGCGCCGAAGCCGAGATCCTCACCGCCGCTACACGTCTGTCCCCCGGCCCCCTCGCCACCGAGATCAACGCCATCATGCATCGCTGTGCGCCAGAAGAAGCTGCCGAACTACGCAAGGACCTCACCAGGTTGACCGGAGTGCGGTACCGCGACAAAGACATGATCGCGACGATCGAGGCAAACCTCGAGGCGGCCGACGCCGCGGCCTGCTGGCAGCTGATCAACGAAATGGCAGACACCCTCTGCCCCAGAGACCCCCGTACACGTGGACAACGCCGGGCGGCCGCATACACCGCCCTCATGCGCCGCGAAACGTACGTCGCGTGCACCTGCGAGCCCGACGGCGATCACCCCTGCACCGCGAACCCCGTACTCCCCGATCACCGCCAACCCCTCACCAACATCACGATCGACATAGACACACTCCTCGGACTCGCCGACCTTCCGGCGTACCTCGCCGGCCACGGTGACATCGATGCCGACTACGCCCGCGAACTCGCGGAAAACAGTGACCTCCAGATCATTCTCACCGAGGCACTCGACCTCGCCCGGGAACTAGGCCACATCACCAGCGAGCACACCGACTGCTCCGCCGATTCCTCCGAAGCTGCGGCCAGCGCAGACAAGACAACCGCAGACAAGACAACCGCAGCCGAAACGACCGCAGCCGACGACAGATCCAGCCACTGCCAAAGCGCCAACGGAAGTGACGACGAACCGACGGAAGACGTGGATCCCGAGGCCGAGAGTACGAACCGCCCCACGGCACACCTGACGTTCCATCCGCTCGGACGAGGAAGACGACGCCGAGGGATGAGGTTGCCGAAGCCTGCGCCCTCCCCAACACCCAGGCGAACCGGCGCTCCTTCCGAATCTCACGAGGGCCGCTACACCTTCATCGCGGCGCTCGAGCAGGCCATCGCAGCGAATCCAGCGCTAGCCATCGCTCTGTACCCGGACGGACACGGCGGGTTCGACGCACCGCCGCCTGGAGCTCTGCTCTACCGGCCTGGCGCGCAGTTGGCCGAGCTCGTCCGTCAACGAGACCGCACGTGCCGCCATCCCGGCTGCCATGTCCCGGCATCGAATTGCGAGATCGACCACGTCGTCCCCTACCACCACCGCAACCCCGCACGAGGCGGCTGGACCATCCTCACCAACTTGCACTGCCTCTGCAAATACCACCACTCACTCAAAACCATGGGTGCATGGACACCGACCATGCTCGCTGGCGCGGCGGAGTATTGGACATCCAGCTCTGGGACGACCGCGGTCACAGTGCCGGGAAGCTCCTACGGTACAACGAATTTCGTCGAGGAATCACTGGTCCCCCACGTACCACGCAAGCGCAGACCAAGATCGGCGGCCGAGCTGGTGACTACAACGGAACCAGCCGCTGAGTCAGTGCCGACAGCATCGGTCGGGACCGAAAAGGTCGGGACCGAAACAGGCAGGGGCGAAACAGGCAGGGGCGAAGTTCACGCAAAGCAACCTCGGACTCAGCTTGACCCTATCGTCGAGTGCAGCGCATCGATGGGAATCGCCATAGGCCTGACTGTCGGCGTCCAGATCAGCAGGCACAGACGAGGCGCGCCGTTCTGA
- a CDS encoding lipase family protein codes for MAIRSTLILSTAAALLGGVGMFTPIADATPATSIDVLPRLIDGAAAGYALSYPTIDEHGRPAIARGQVYLPSGTPPAGGWPVVSWAKGTVGVGDSCAMSTALDDGVAEDPMAVELSKPLLTALLRSGTAVVSTDYIGLGTTDAHHYLNSVSEANAVTDIVGAAADELPELSRTWVAAGHSQGGAAALTTGARADIYGEESDFRGVMAFAPSSNLEAILPLLSPSTPRITPLDNITATLIYVLYGLRDSRPDIDVDSYLTELGRDYLAQADDTCISELRQRVIDVAPQQLLTRPLSDPAMASALHEYLAVPTTGYTRPVAIEQGLADTVVPPALTTALSAELVAAGVRDVTYLPVPGATHHDVISATVDDALPRILAMVR; via the coding sequence ATGGCGATTCGATCCACACTGATCCTGTCGACTGCTGCAGCACTGCTCGGTGGCGTGGGGATGTTCACCCCCATCGCCGACGCGACACCGGCAACGTCCATCGATGTACTTCCGCGGCTGATCGACGGTGCCGCAGCGGGCTATGCGCTGTCCTACCCGACCATTGACGAGCACGGCCGTCCCGCGATTGCCCGCGGCCAGGTCTATCTCCCGTCGGGCACTCCCCCAGCGGGCGGATGGCCGGTGGTGTCGTGGGCCAAAGGCACCGTCGGCGTGGGTGATTCATGCGCCATGAGCACAGCACTGGATGACGGGGTTGCCGAGGACCCGATGGCCGTCGAACTGTCGAAGCCCCTGCTCACTGCACTTCTCCGGAGCGGTACGGCCGTCGTATCGACGGACTACATCGGACTCGGAACCACCGACGCCCACCACTACCTGAACAGCGTCTCGGAGGCGAACGCCGTCACCGATATCGTGGGCGCAGCAGCGGACGAACTCCCCGAGTTGTCGCGTACCTGGGTCGCTGCCGGACACTCTCAGGGCGGCGCAGCGGCACTCACCACCGGAGCTCGCGCCGACATCTACGGAGAAGAGTCGGACTTTCGCGGGGTGATGGCGTTCGCACCGTCGTCGAACCTCGAAGCCATTTTGCCGCTGCTCTCGCCTTCCACTCCCCGGATTACACCGCTCGACAACATCACGGCCACCCTGATCTACGTCCTGTATGGGCTCAGGGATTCTCGGCCGGACATCGATGTGGACAGCTACCTCACCGAGCTGGGACGCGACTACCTCGCGCAGGCGGACGACACGTGCATCAGCGAGCTCCGCCAGAGGGTTATCGACGTTGCACCACAACAACTCCTGACCCGGCCACTATCAGACCCCGCGATGGCTTCGGCTCTCCACGAATACCTGGCGGTGCCGACCACCGGCTACACACGGCCGGTGGCCATCGAGCAGGGGCTGGCCGATACCGTCGTACCACCGGCGCTGACGACCGCCCTGTCCGCTGAACTAGTGGCCGCGGGCGTCCGCGACGTGACCTATCTGCCCGTTCCCGGTGCCACTCACCACGACGTCATTTCCGCCACCGTCGACGATGCCCTGCCGCGAATACTCGCCATGGTGCGCTGA
- a CDS encoding alpha/beta hydrolase, with protein MNRRVQLGPVDTWYGEDGEGEPLVFLHPGGVDSRALQPNLVALTQQFRVFTPERRGHGRTPGVPGPMTFEDMVTDTIAFVETVVGGPARFVGCSDGAVVALMVALRRPDLVERLACVAGVFHRDGFYGTWSRSAALIDW; from the coding sequence ATGAACAGACGTGTGCAACTTGGCCCGGTCGACACCTGGTACGGCGAAGACGGTGAGGGCGAACCGCTGGTGTTCTTGCATCCCGGCGGCGTCGATTCACGAGCGCTGCAACCGAACCTCGTCGCTCTGACGCAACAATTTCGCGTCTTCACTCCCGAGCGACGAGGCCACGGCCGCACGCCGGGCGTCCCTGGACCGATGACGTTCGAGGACATGGTCACCGACACGATCGCCTTCGTCGAGACCGTGGTCGGTGGTCCGGCCAGGTTCGTCGGCTGCAGCGACGGTGCGGTCGTCGCGCTGATGGTGGCTCTGCGACGGCCCGACCTCGTGGAGCGACTCGCCTGCGTCGCCGGGGTGTTCCACCGTGATGGTTTCTACGGGACATGGAGTCGATCGGCAGCGCTGATCGACTGGTAG
- a CDS encoding helix-turn-helix transcriptional regulator gives MTGNVRRITATPVSGIGNNRQIVPRNTSAESRDNHLTLRRVVRQQRLIEILADSAIPLSTEVLAEKLRVSVRTVERDRRRLVSSGVPIVSVPGTNGGSRLPRHTRPSPVNLSFEEIAALIAALAALGPTETDSADSAMKALVAAISPAPTAKEVEG, from the coding sequence ATGACAGGCAACGTACGACGCATTACCGCCACGCCGGTGTCGGGAATCGGAAATAATCGACAGATTGTGCCCAGAAATACGAGCGCCGAGAGCCGCGACAACCACCTGACGCTGCGACGCGTCGTCCGGCAGCAGCGCCTCATCGAGATCCTGGCCGATTCCGCCATTCCGCTGTCGACGGAAGTACTGGCCGAAAAGCTGCGGGTGAGCGTCAGAACGGTCGAACGAGATCGCCGACGCCTGGTCTCCTCCGGCGTCCCCATCGTCTCGGTTCCCGGCACGAACGGCGGAAGCCGGCTGCCCCGCCACACCCGACCGTCGCCGGTGAATCTGAGCTTCGAAGAAATTGCTGCACTCATCGCTGCACTGGCTGCACTCGGACCGACGGAAACCGACAGCGCCGACTCGGCGATGAAGGCACTCGTTGCGGCGATCTCACCTGCCCCGACGGCGAAGGAGGTCGAGGGATGA
- a CDS encoding adenylate/guanylate cyclase domain-containing protein translates to MTAQEARSIAVRYGLGLVVLNVFAAVQVTFVVALLARSETATVGSILTDPAFSVFRWIVPLGVSTGAIAGALLIVPTLRWITSSNAPTAGQARRAVRIPLHHTASHLALWLGFGFALAFLTRGIERDITILVIVGTIFGAVTTAGTGYLLTERALRPVSVRASAALPRARRELSVLARLVITWVVCTAFPVSAITLIVIAHSTGTPVEIPAPIELPILIVSAIALGTGLRGTILVARSVSEPVGEVSSAMAEIESGNTEVEVPVYDSSEIGDLQRGFNAMSTGLTERERLRDLFGRHVGTQVASRALEQSDFPRGDVQYAAVLFIDLVGSTAFAVDHPPERVAEALNEFLAIVVDTVDANLGFINKFEGDAALAIFGAPQPIDDPATGALRAARMLRVALRSLDSMDFGIGVAAGQVFAGDIGATQRYEYTVIGEPVNCAARLSDLAKSEPSRVLVAQQVVDRANADEAQLWRTLDPVILRGLSEATTIATVR, encoded by the coding sequence ATGACGGCCCAGGAGGCTCGCAGCATCGCCGTCCGCTACGGCCTCGGGCTGGTCGTGCTCAACGTTTTCGCCGCTGTACAGGTCACGTTCGTCGTAGCCCTCCTGGCGCGCTCGGAGACAGCAACAGTGGGCAGTATCCTGACCGATCCTGCTTTCAGTGTGTTCCGGTGGATAGTGCCGCTCGGCGTCTCCACGGGGGCGATCGCAGGCGCGCTGCTGATCGTGCCGACACTGAGGTGGATCACAAGCAGCAACGCTCCGACGGCAGGCCAGGCGCGACGCGCAGTACGAATACCGCTGCATCACACAGCATCACACCTCGCACTGTGGCTCGGATTCGGGTTCGCCCTGGCATTTCTGACCCGCGGCATCGAACGAGACATCACGATCCTCGTCATCGTCGGCACCATCTTCGGCGCGGTGACGACGGCCGGAACGGGGTACCTACTGACCGAACGCGCACTCCGCCCGGTCTCTGTGCGTGCATCGGCCGCGCTCCCCCGGGCACGTCGCGAATTGAGTGTGCTGGCCCGACTCGTCATCACCTGGGTCGTGTGCACAGCGTTTCCGGTATCCGCGATTACCCTGATCGTCATCGCCCACTCCACCGGCACACCCGTCGAAATCCCCGCCCCTATCGAACTTCCGATACTCATCGTGTCGGCGATCGCGCTCGGCACCGGGCTGAGAGGAACGATCCTCGTGGCCCGATCGGTATCCGAACCGGTCGGCGAGGTGAGTTCGGCGATGGCCGAAATCGAGAGCGGCAACACCGAAGTCGAGGTGCCCGTGTACGACTCGTCCGAGATCGGTGACCTGCAACGCGGATTCAACGCCATGTCCACCGGCCTGACCGAGCGCGAACGACTACGAGATCTCTTCGGCCGACACGTCGGCACGCAGGTCGCCTCGCGTGCACTGGAACAATCCGACTTCCCTCGCGGCGACGTCCAATATGCGGCAGTCCTGTTCATCGACCTCGTCGGATCCACCGCCTTCGCCGTCGACCATCCGCCCGAACGCGTCGCCGAAGCACTCAACGAGTTCTTGGCCATCGTCGTCGACACCGTCGACGCCAATCTCGGCTTCATCAACAAGTTCGAGGGCGACGCCGCACTGGCGATCTTCGGTGCACCACAGCCGATCGACGACCCGGCCACGGGCGCATTGCGGGCAGCGCGGATGCTCCGCGTCGCGCTGAGATCGCTCGACTCGATGGACTTCGGAATCGGCGTCGCCGCCGGTCAAGTCTTCGCCGGCGACATCGGCGCAACCCAACGCTACGAATACACAGTCATCGGCGAACCGGTCAATTGCGCGGCCCGACTGTCCGACCTCGCCAAGAGTGAACCCTCGCGGGTGCTCGTGGCCCAGCAGGTGGTCGACCGCGCAAACGCCGACGAAGCTCAACTCTGGCGAACACTGGACCCGGTGATCCTGAGAGGACTCTCCGAGGCCACCACCATCGCAACAGTCCGCTAG
- a CDS encoding MFS transporter produces MFAVRTVWVVWGVGVFAYIVGVLHRTAFGVAGLQAADRFSISPSLLASFVVLQVVVYAAMQIPAGVVLDRVGSRKMIAAGALLMAIAQITLAVTESLPLAVAARALVGVGDALTFISVLRLVPQWFGPRQVPIVSQLTGLLGQTGQIFSAVPFLMLLNGPGWTFAFGSAASLGLVAFVLVLALIRDAPPGTEIVEKPTSMRETFATIGQVWKRPGTRLGFFSHMGTQFSITVFALLWGIPYLTSAQGLSTSTAGVLLSISVVSAVVSGIGLGILTGRYPMRRSWMVLTIMISNAAMWGIVLALPGPAPLWLLVVLVVVISVGGPGSVIGFDYARTFNPSANLGTAQGMVNIGGFLASLLVIASIGWILGALGGYTFDAFRVAFLAQYPVWIVAITGLIITRRKTRRQLAEEGIYPHTMREILQRFRDR; encoded by the coding sequence ATGTTCGCAGTGAGAACTGTGTGGGTGGTCTGGGGTGTCGGCGTGTTCGCGTACATCGTCGGCGTTCTGCACCGCACTGCGTTCGGCGTCGCCGGCCTTCAGGCCGCCGACCGATTCTCGATCAGCCCATCGTTGTTGGCGTCGTTCGTCGTACTGCAGGTCGTCGTCTATGCGGCGATGCAGATTCCGGCGGGTGTAGTTCTCGACCGAGTGGGATCGCGGAAGATGATCGCCGCCGGCGCACTCCTGATGGCGATCGCGCAGATCACGCTCGCTGTCACGGAGTCGTTGCCGCTGGCAGTCGCGGCGCGAGCCCTGGTAGGTGTCGGCGACGCGTTGACCTTCATCTCGGTTCTGCGTTTGGTGCCGCAATGGTTCGGGCCACGGCAGGTGCCGATCGTGTCGCAGCTGACGGGTCTTCTCGGTCAGACGGGACAGATATTCTCTGCAGTTCCGTTCTTGATGTTGCTCAACGGTCCGGGGTGGACGTTCGCCTTCGGCAGCGCGGCCTCGCTCGGTCTCGTGGCGTTCGTGCTGGTGTTGGCGCTGATCCGAGACGCGCCACCCGGGACAGAGATCGTCGAGAAACCCACGTCGATGCGCGAGACCTTCGCAACGATCGGCCAGGTCTGGAAACGGCCGGGAACCCGGCTCGGCTTCTTCAGTCACATGGGAACGCAGTTCTCCATCACCGTGTTCGCGCTGCTGTGGGGGATACCGTATCTGACGTCTGCGCAGGGCCTCTCGACGTCGACTGCGGGTGTACTGCTGTCGATTTCGGTGGTGTCCGCGGTTGTATCGGGTATCGGATTGGGGATCCTCACCGGACGCTATCCGATGCGTCGATCGTGGATGGTGCTCACGATCATGATCAGCAACGCAGCGATGTGGGGAATTGTTCTGGCATTACCCGGCCCGGCGCCGCTGTGGCTGCTGGTGGTCCTCGTCGTCGTCATCTCGGTGGGTGGACCGGGGTCGGTCATCGGGTTCGACTACGCCCGGACGTTCAACCCGAGCGCGAACCTCGGCACCGCGCAGGGCATGGTCAACATCGGCGGATTCCTCGCCTCGCTCCTCGTCATCGCCTCCATCGGGTGGATACTCGGCGCGCTCGGCGGCTACACGTTCGATGCGTTCAGGGTCGCGTTCCTGGCGCAGTATCCGGTGTGGATCGTTGCAATCACCGGATTGATCATCACTCGTCGTAAGACCCGCAGACAGTTGGCCGAGGAAGGTATCTATCCGCACACGATGCGCGAGATTCTGCAGCGGTTTCGGGACCGCTAG
- the aroQ gene encoding type II 3-dehydroquinate dehydratase has product MTGYILVLNGPNLNMLGTRQPEVYGHETLADVVALCEKTAAAHGRTVRAEQSNHEGQIIDWIHEARGQASGIVINPGGLTHTSVALRDALVIPEVPVIEVHISNVHAREEFRHHSFVSPIASGVIAGLGIAGYGYAVERLIALS; this is encoded by the coding sequence ATGACCGGCTACATCTTGGTACTCAACGGGCCGAACTTGAACATGCTCGGTACCCGTCAGCCCGAGGTGTACGGCCACGAGACGCTCGCCGACGTCGTCGCCCTGTGCGAGAAGACCGCTGCGGCTCACGGCCGGACAGTGCGCGCCGAGCAGTCGAACCACGAGGGCCAGATCATCGACTGGATCCACGAGGCACGCGGCCAGGCGTCGGGAATCGTCATCAATCCCGGCGGATTGACCCACACGTCCGTCGCGCTACGCGATGCCCTCGTCATTCCCGAGGTTCCGGTCATCGAGGTCCACATCAGCAACGTCCATGCTCGCGAAGAGTTCCGTCACCATTCGTTCGTCTCGCCTATCGCCAGTGGCGTCATCGCCGGCCTCGGTATCGCAGGCTACGGATACGCCGTCGAGAGGCTGATCGCACTCAGCTAG
- a CDS encoding DsbA family protein, with amino-acid sequence MSNNSKKKAQAAAAALQGKKDKQRRTLIQVAVAVVLIALVAAIGFSIARSNSEDTTAVPAATPSSVTQDGAIRIGDPNASVVVTVVEDFQCPACKQFEAISGDTLSELVADNTIAVDYKPIAILDRMSSTNYSTRAANASLCVADADISAWPAWHKAMFEQQPTEGGAGLSDDDLLGLIQLAGIDSPDVTSCITDGAYTDYVASQTQSVLDGGVTGTPTVTVNGETVSNPTPDGLRAAIAAAQ; translated from the coding sequence GTGAGCAACAACAGCAAGAAGAAGGCGCAGGCAGCAGCTGCCGCACTGCAGGGCAAGAAGGACAAGCAGCGCCGCACACTGATCCAGGTCGCCGTCGCAGTCGTGCTCATCGCCCTGGTCGCCGCCATCGGATTCAGCATCGCGCGCAGCAACTCCGAGGACACCACCGCCGTACCTGCCGCAACTCCGTCGTCGGTCACCCAGGACGGCGCGATCCGTATCGGTGATCCGAACGCATCCGTGGTCGTCACCGTCGTCGAGGACTTCCAGTGCCCGGCATGCAAGCAGTTCGAGGCGATCAGCGGCGACACCCTGTCCGAGTTGGTCGCCGACAACACGATCGCAGTCGACTACAAACCGATCGCGATTCTCGACCGCATGTCCTCGACCAACTACTCCACGCGCGCAGCCAACGCGAGCCTGTGCGTCGCCGACGCCGACATATCGGCGTGGCCCGCCTGGCACAAAGCGATGTTCGAGCAGCAACCCACCGAGGGCGGCGCAGGCCTGAGCGACGACGATCTTCTCGGGCTCATCCAGTTGGCGGGGATCGACAGCCCGGACGTGACCAGCTGCATCACCGACGGGGCCTACACCGACTACGTTGCGAGCCAGACGCAAAGCGTCCTCGACGGCGGCGTCACCGGCACCCCGACCGTGACGGTCAACGGTGAAACCGTGTCGAACCCGACGCCGGACGGCCTGCGGGCGGCCATCGCTGCCGCGCAGTGA
- a CDS encoding vitamin K epoxide reductase family protein, whose protein sequence is MKAGRTTAWVLTVGGTLGLLAALALTIERFKLLEDASYVPSCSLNPVLSCGSVMTTDQAALFGFPNPIIGIVAFTVVVVTGILTLARIELPHWFWLGLSLGTLLGEVFVHWLIVQSLYEIGALCPYCMVVWAVTMPIFVVSLSQLVDRDHAGAVPSLLIEWRWTILAVWYAVVIVLIGIRFSDYWATLL, encoded by the coding sequence GTGAAAGCGGGCAGAACTACTGCGTGGGTCCTGACGGTCGGTGGGACCCTCGGACTTCTCGCCGCGCTGGCGCTGACAATCGAGCGGTTCAAGCTGCTCGAGGATGCGTCGTACGTGCCGTCGTGCAGCTTGAATCCGGTTCTCTCCTGCGGATCGGTGATGACGACCGATCAGGCAGCGCTGTTCGGATTTCCCAACCCCATCATCGGAATCGTGGCGTTCACGGTCGTCGTGGTCACCGGAATACTGACGCTGGCGCGGATCGAACTGCCGCATTGGTTCTGGCTCGGACTGTCGTTGGGAACTCTGCTGGGCGAGGTCTTCGTCCACTGGCTCATCGTTCAAAGCTTGTACGAAATCGGCGCCCTCTGCCCGTACTGCATGGTGGTCTGGGCAGTGACGATGCCGATATTCGTGGTGTCTCTGTCGCAACTGGTCGACCGGGATCACGCAGGCGCTGTCCCGAGCCTGCTGATCGAGTGGCGCTGGACCATTCTGGCTGTGTGGTACGCCGTGGTGATCGTGCTGATCGGCATCCGATTCTCCGACTACTGGGCAACCCTGCTCTAG
- a CDS encoding RidA family protein, with protein sequence MSPKTVWDPGAQLLSQCIVVANPARTLYLSGQTAITADGQFEGVGDVEAQIRLSFENIRLILDAAGGTLDNVVKLTVYFVNLGDLDTYTGILGELFPRIRPAQTVVEVSRLAMDELLIEIDATAVL encoded by the coding sequence GTGTCACCGAAGACGGTGTGGGACCCAGGCGCCCAGCTGTTGTCCCAGTGCATCGTCGTCGCGAATCCTGCTCGCACGCTGTATCTGTCCGGGCAGACGGCTATCACTGCGGACGGACAGTTCGAGGGCGTCGGTGACGTAGAGGCACAGATCCGACTGTCGTTCGAGAACATTCGGCTGATCCTCGACGCGGCCGGTGGAACGCTCGACAACGTAGTCAAGCTGACGGTGTACTTCGTGAATCTGGGCGATCTCGACACCTACACCGGCATACTCGGTGAGCTGTTTCCGAGGATCAGGCCCGCGCAGACCGTTGTCGAGGTGTCACGTCTCGCGATGGACGAGTTGTTGATCGAAATCGACGCGACGGCAGTCCTCTAG